From Actinopolymorpha cephalotaxi, one genomic window encodes:
- a CDS encoding AAA family ATPase: MVSTGPTFEPTRRPEEPRWAPAADFPYLAQTAGRVRDAVQRVIEGKPDVVRTALTVLLAEGHLLIEDVPGVGKTMLAKALARSIDCSVRRVQFTPDLLPSDVTGVSVYNQETHDFEFRPGGIFANIVVGDEINRASPKTQSALLECMEERQVTVDGTTYHLDAPFMVIATQNPIEMEGTYPLPEAQRDRFMARVSMGYPSPQAELEMLDAHGSASPLDDLEPVTDAREVAKLVDIVQGVYVSPAVKEYAIALVTATRNSPDLRLGASPRATLHLVRAARAAAALDDREYVLPDDLQALAVPVLAHRLLPAAEAQIARRSAEQVVTDLVRTVPVPDPHRRSR, encoded by the coding sequence ATGGTGTCGACCGGCCCGACGTTCGAGCCGACGAGGCGACCGGAGGAGCCGCGCTGGGCTCCGGCGGCGGACTTCCCCTATCTCGCACAGACCGCGGGCCGTGTCCGCGACGCGGTCCAGCGCGTGATCGAGGGCAAGCCCGACGTGGTGAGGACCGCGCTGACGGTCCTGCTCGCCGAAGGTCATCTGCTTATCGAGGACGTGCCCGGCGTGGGCAAGACGATGCTCGCCAAGGCGCTGGCGCGTTCGATCGACTGTTCCGTACGCCGGGTGCAGTTCACTCCCGACCTGCTCCCGAGCGACGTCACGGGAGTGTCGGTCTACAACCAGGAGACGCACGACTTCGAGTTCCGGCCGGGTGGCATCTTCGCCAACATCGTGGTCGGTGACGAGATCAACCGCGCGTCGCCCAAGACGCAGTCGGCGCTGCTGGAGTGCATGGAGGAGCGCCAGGTCACCGTCGACGGGACGACCTACCACCTCGACGCGCCGTTCATGGTCATCGCGACGCAGAACCCCATCGAGATGGAGGGCACCTATCCCCTGCCCGAGGCGCAGCGCGACCGGTTCATGGCCCGCGTCTCGATGGGTTACCCGAGCCCCCAGGCCGAGCTGGAGATGCTCGACGCCCACGGGTCGGCTTCTCCTCTGGACGACCTGGAGCCGGTCACCGACGCCCGCGAGGTCGCCAAGCTGGTCGACATCGTGCAGGGCGTCTACGTCTCCCCCGCGGTCAAGGAGTACGCCATCGCGCTGGTGACCGCCACCCGCAACTCCCCCGACCTGCGACTCGGCGCCTCGCCGCGGGCGACCCTGCACCTCGTCCGGGCCGCCCGGGCGGCGGCCGCGCTCGACGACCGGGAGTACGTCCTGCCCGACGACCTGCAGGCGCTCGCCGTGCCGGTCCTCGCGCACCGCCTGCTGCCGGCCGCGGAGGCCCAGATCGCCCGGCGTTCGGCAGAGCAGGTCGTCACCGACCTGGTGCGGACCGTTCCGGTCCCCGACCCGCACCGCCGCTCTCGGTGA
- the mraZ gene encoding division/cell wall cluster transcriptional repressor MraZ translates to MAATFLGTHTPRLDEKGRLFLPAKFRDELAEGLVVTRGQERCLSVWPLAEFGRLTEQMRQAPVTNKAARDYLRMLFAGASDEKPDKQGRITLPPMLREYAGLRRDCVVIGAMNRVEIWDAEAWAGYSSDQEQAFSELSEEVLPGIL, encoded by the coding sequence GTGGCGGCCACGTTCCTCGGCACCCACACCCCCCGTCTGGACGAGAAGGGTCGGCTGTTCCTCCCAGCCAAGTTTCGGGACGAGCTTGCGGAGGGGCTTGTGGTCACACGTGGACAGGAGCGCTGTCTCTCCGTCTGGCCGCTCGCCGAGTTCGGTCGGCTGACCGAGCAGATGCGGCAGGCGCCGGTGACCAACAAGGCGGCCCGCGACTACCTCCGGATGCTGTTCGCCGGAGCCTCCGACGAGAAGCCCGACAAGCAGGGGCGGATCACGCTTCCGCCGATGCTGCGGGAGTACGCCGGCCTGCGGCGCGACTGCGTCGTGATCGGCGCTATGAACCGCGTCGAGATCTGGGACGCCGAGGCCTGGGCGGGTTACTCCAGCGACCAGGAGCAGGCGTTCTCCGAACTCAGCGAGGAGGTACTCCCAGGAATCCTGTGA
- the rsmH gene encoding 16S rRNA (cytosine(1402)-N(4))-methyltransferase RsmH, with translation MNPRAGEPTHVPVLAARVVALLAPALTEPGSVVVDTTLGLGGHAEALLEECPQAALVGFDRDPQALAAAEERLERFGDRVTYVHAVYDRLPDALDDLGHRRVHGVLFDLGVSSLQLDEVERGFAYSRDAPLDMRMDPTTGPTAADVLNTYPAADLARILRAYGEERFARRIADAIVRQRENTPLTTSRQLVDLLRSAIPGADRQVGGHPAKRTFQALRIEVNGEIAALERALPAAVDRLAVGGRVVVLAYHSLEDRLVKQTLGALARPDVPPGVPAVPPGHEAVLRLLTRGAEKATPEEVESNPRATSVRMRAAERILDSRRTASRGGAA, from the coding sequence ATGAACCCACGTGCCGGCGAGCCGACCCACGTCCCCGTCCTCGCGGCACGGGTGGTGGCCCTGCTCGCGCCCGCACTGACCGAGCCCGGTTCGGTGGTGGTCGACACCACGCTCGGCCTGGGTGGTCACGCTGAGGCGCTCCTGGAGGAGTGCCCCCAGGCCGCCCTGGTCGGTTTCGACCGCGACCCGCAGGCGCTGGCCGCCGCCGAAGAACGCCTGGAGCGGTTCGGCGACCGGGTGACCTACGTCCACGCGGTGTACGACCGGCTCCCCGACGCCCTCGACGACCTCGGTCACCGCCGGGTGCACGGCGTTCTGTTCGACCTCGGTGTGTCCTCCCTCCAGTTGGACGAGGTGGAGCGCGGGTTCGCCTACAGCCGGGACGCCCCACTGGACATGCGGATGGACCCGACCACGGGCCCGACCGCGGCCGACGTCCTCAACACCTACCCCGCCGCCGACCTGGCCCGGATCCTTCGCGCGTACGGCGAGGAGCGCTTCGCCCGGCGGATCGCCGACGCGATCGTCCGGCAGCGCGAGAACACCCCGCTGACCACCAGCAGGCAGCTGGTCGACCTGCTGCGCTCGGCCATCCCCGGCGCCGACCGGCAGGTCGGCGGCCACCCGGCCAAGCGCACCTTCCAGGCGCTGCGGATCGAGGTCAACGGCGAGATCGCCGCCCTGGAACGCGCACTGCCGGCCGCCGTGGACCGGCTCGCGGTCGGCGGCCGGGTCGTCGTACTCGCCTACCACTCGCTGGAGGACCGCCTGGTGAAGCAGACGCTGGGCGCCCTCGCGCGCCCGGACGTCCCGCCCGGCGTCCCGGCGGTGCCGCCGGGCCACGAAGCCGTACTCCGCCTGCTGACCCGCGGGGCCGAGAAGGCCACGCCGGAAGAGGTGGAGTCGAACCCGCGTGCCACCTCGGTGCGGATGCGGGCAGCGGAACGGATTCTTGACAGTCGCCGTACGGCGAGCAGAGGGGGAGCGGCATGA
- a CDS encoding DUF58 domain-containing protein → MGGRFSSLTTRGRAFLAAGVAAAVCAVALGQKDLLRVAVFLLALPLVTVLVVTRTRYRIAASRTIEPVRVQVGEQATVRLRLENVGRMPTGLLLLEDQVPYLLGSKPRFVLDRMSARWRRDVTYPVRSEARGRFTVGPLTLRVTDPFGLVEMSRSFRAQEVFLVTPRVHDLPSAKAAGEWSSSGENNQRAVSADGEEDVTVREYRDGDDLRRVHWRSSARRGELMVRREEQPWQSRATVFLDTRRISHRGSGATSSFEWAVSAAGSVGVHLLRRGFSVRLLTDAGASVLATARESGPSVESEGQILDALAVVGPSSIGHLSQTSLTASSDGSHGLLVAVLGVVTPAEAQALVQARQRSNTAFAIVVDTPSWAAGNERSPQAVAEQLAESVRMLRHGGWRVCVVRHGTSVPAAWSQLMLGEEAAAPGSSASPAAASPAAASPAAASPAAASSAYSSSSPAPPAVPGFLAGVANDSPAPPAAREEPWGGQAS, encoded by the coding sequence ATGGGGGGACGGTTCTCTTCCCTCACCACCCGCGGCCGGGCCTTTCTCGCCGCGGGTGTCGCCGCCGCGGTCTGCGCCGTCGCCCTCGGGCAGAAGGACCTCCTCCGGGTGGCGGTGTTCCTCCTCGCCCTTCCGCTGGTGACCGTCCTCGTGGTCACCCGCACCCGCTACCGCATCGCCGCCTCGCGGACGATCGAACCGGTGCGGGTGCAGGTCGGCGAGCAGGCGACCGTACGCCTGCGGCTGGAGAACGTCGGCCGGATGCCCACCGGCCTGCTGCTCCTCGAGGACCAGGTGCCGTACCTCCTCGGTTCCAAGCCGCGGTTCGTCCTGGACCGCATGTCGGCCCGGTGGCGCCGCGACGTCACCTACCCCGTGCGGTCGGAGGCCCGCGGCCGGTTCACGGTCGGCCCCCTGACCCTGCGGGTCACCGACCCGTTCGGGCTGGTGGAGATGTCCCGGTCCTTCCGCGCCCAGGAGGTGTTCCTGGTGACGCCGCGGGTGCACGACCTCCCGTCGGCCAAGGCGGCCGGTGAGTGGTCCAGCAGCGGCGAGAACAACCAGCGCGCGGTGTCCGCCGACGGCGAGGAGGACGTCACCGTCCGCGAGTACCGCGACGGTGACGACCTGCGCCGGGTGCACTGGCGGTCCAGCGCCCGCCGCGGGGAACTCATGGTCCGGCGCGAGGAACAGCCCTGGCAGAGCCGCGCCACCGTGTTCCTGGACACCCGCCGGATCAGCCATCGCGGCAGCGGCGCGACGTCGTCGTTCGAGTGGGCGGTGAGCGCGGCCGGCTCCGTCGGCGTGCACCTGCTGCGCCGCGGTTTCTCCGTACGCCTGCTGACCGACGCCGGCGCGTCGGTGCTGGCGACCGCGCGGGAGTCGGGCCCGTCGGTGGAGTCCGAGGGACAGATCCTGGACGCGCTCGCCGTGGTCGGCCCGTCGTCGATCGGGCACCTGTCCCAGACGTCCCTGACGGCGAGCAGTGACGGTTCGCACGGCCTGCTGGTGGCGGTGCTCGGGGTCGTCACCCCCGCCGAGGCCCAGGCGCTGGTGCAGGCTCGGCAACGCTCCAACACGGCGTTCGCGATCGTCGTCGACACCCCGTCGTGGGCGGCCGGCAACGAGCGCTCGCCCCAGGCGGTGGCCGAGCAACTCGCGGAGAGTGTGCGGATGCTGCGCCACGGCGGGTGGCGGGTCTGCGTGGTCAGGCACGGCACGAGCGTTCCGGCTGCCTGGTCCCAGCTGATGCTCGGCGAGGAGGCCGCAGCGCCCGGGTCGTCCGCGTCCCCCGCGGCCGCGTCCCCCGCGGCTGCGTCCCCCGCGGCCGCGTCCCCCGCGGCTGCGTCCTCCGCGTACTCATCGTCCTCGCCGGCACCGCCCGCCGTGCCCGGGTTCCTGGCCGGGGTGGCGAACGACTCCCCGGCTCCCCCGGCCGCCCGCGAGGAACCCTGGGGAGGACAGGCGTCATGA